The following proteins are encoded in a genomic region of Nonomuraea muscovyensis:
- a CDS encoding ABC transporter substrate-binding protein has protein sequence MRRYWSGLGLAAVVAVAGCGLGETGQQAAAPDATVTGEVKGKVTLQTWALKPKFTAYVQGVIDGFERKHPGVTVEWLDQPGEGYSDKVLSQAAGGSLPDVTNLPPEFALPLVKQGLLLDVSKADPGVTDEYVSGGVAAYTYAGFQGVYGYPWYLNTDVNYWNSELMTRYGLDPKKPPADFDELVAQARTLKDKSGGKVYLMSRKPELGDLVQAGVKLMSDDGTRFTFNTPEAAALLDEYRAAFKEGLLPRDVLTDTYAGNAKLFNEGTVAWTTGGGNHITSLAVDNPSLAPKVVPSPAMGTPPLYVQGLSVSSRTKNAPAALALARWVTSPENQAAFAHLVAVFPSTKASADDPFFSKSDGTNAGEAKVMAFRSLAQARMLEPVVLTEAMKKLIRQQFALAISGEVSAKEALDTAVAKCDELLQN, from the coding sequence ATGCGAAGGTACTGGTCGGGTCTGGGCCTGGCCGCCGTGGTGGCGGTCGCGGGTTGCGGGCTGGGGGAGACGGGTCAGCAGGCCGCGGCGCCTGACGCGACCGTCACGGGCGAGGTGAAGGGCAAGGTCACCCTGCAGACGTGGGCGCTCAAGCCGAAGTTCACGGCCTACGTCCAGGGCGTCATCGACGGCTTCGAGCGGAAACACCCGGGCGTCACGGTCGAGTGGCTGGACCAGCCCGGCGAGGGCTACTCCGACAAGGTGCTGAGCCAGGCCGCGGGCGGTTCCCTGCCCGACGTGACCAACCTGCCGCCCGAGTTCGCGCTCCCGCTGGTGAAGCAGGGCCTGCTGCTCGACGTGTCCAAGGCCGACCCCGGCGTGACCGACGAGTACGTCTCCGGCGGCGTCGCCGCCTACACCTACGCCGGCTTCCAGGGCGTCTACGGCTACCCGTGGTACCTCAACACCGACGTCAACTACTGGAACTCCGAGCTGATGACCCGCTACGGCCTCGACCCGAAGAAGCCGCCGGCCGACTTCGACGAACTGGTCGCCCAGGCCAGGACCCTCAAGGACAAGTCGGGCGGCAAGGTCTACCTCATGAGCCGCAAGCCCGAGCTGGGCGACCTGGTCCAGGCCGGGGTGAAGCTGATGTCCGACGACGGGACGAGGTTCACCTTCAACACGCCGGAGGCCGCCGCGCTGCTCGACGAGTACCGCGCCGCGTTCAAGGAGGGCCTGCTGCCGCGCGACGTGCTGACCGACACCTACGCGGGCAACGCCAAGCTGTTCAACGAGGGCACAGTGGCGTGGACCACCGGCGGCGGCAACCACATCACCAGCCTGGCCGTGGACAACCCGTCGCTGGCGCCCAAGGTGGTGCCGTCGCCGGCCATGGGCACCCCGCCGCTGTACGTGCAGGGCCTGTCGGTCTCCAGCCGGACGAAGAACGCCCCGGCGGCCCTGGCCCTGGCCCGCTGGGTGACCAGTCCCGAGAACCAGGCCGCCTTCGCCCACCTGGTGGCCGTCTTCCCGAGCACCAAGGCGTCGGCGGACGACCCGTTCTTCAGCAAGAGCGACGGCACCAACGCCGGCGAGGCGAAGGTGATGGCGTTCCGGTCGCTGGCCCAGGCGCGGATGCTGGAGCCGGTCGTGCTGACCGAGGCGATGAAGAAGCTCATCAGGCAGCAGTTCGCGCTCGCGATCAGCGGAGAGGTCTCCGCCAAGGAGGCGCTCGACACCGCCGTGGCCAAGTGCGACGAACTGCTGCAGAACTGA
- a CDS encoding endo-beta-N-acetylglucosaminidase, whose amino-acid sequence MRRRLLPLLCAALTTVAVLSTPVLSTAVQATPTPAAAATAPPATATRAPEPVAASTVRAGGDGGQPYASFWYPDTILGWDPATDPDARFNRSRVPLRPRASLPALKANPHARAGEGRVASLVSFAPTSGNPSQGSPSADYYAFTYWQYVDTLVFWGGSAGEGLILAPNATVIDAAHRNGVRVYGTVFFPPTAYGGKIEWVRDFVRKSGGAYPVADKLVEVARHYGFDGWFINQETAGGDAALATELRELITYARGRGPVEFMWYDAMTESGSVTWQDGLTPANDAFLNDPHRVSDSMFLDFGWTAAGQHASRDLARSLGRDEHELFAGIDTEANGYATGVPWEAVFPSGQPHVTSLGIYRPEWTWKSSSGPADFRARDSRFWVGANADPSDTTTSSPWKGLAHYVAESTPITAKPFVTGFNTGHGDFYNVRGVRVRDGGWNNLSMQDVPPTYRWVVESAGSRLTPSIDYGDAYEGGSSLRLTGRLDAVNTVRLYQARLPVSAGTRLSVVLKTPQAGPTRLQAAVAFADAPHTFTTFDLGATGGTGWERRTLDLSAHAGRTIAQLGLRVTGTADAYDIRVGQLAVHDAGWTPSPRRPG is encoded by the coding sequence ATGCGACGAAGACTGTTACCGCTGCTCTGCGCAGCACTGACCACCGTGGCCGTGCTCTCCACACCCGTGCTCTCCACAGCCGTGCAGGCCACGCCCACGCCGGCCGCGGCCGCCACCGCCCCGCCCGCCACGGCCACGCGGGCTCCCGAGCCGGTCGCGGCCTCCACCGTGCGGGCGGGCGGCGACGGCGGCCAGCCGTACGCCTCCTTCTGGTACCCCGACACCATCCTCGGCTGGGACCCCGCCACCGACCCCGACGCCCGGTTCAACCGCTCCCGCGTGCCGCTGCGGCCCCGCGCCTCCCTGCCCGCCCTGAAGGCGAACCCGCACGCCCGCGCGGGAGAGGGCCGCGTCGCCTCCCTGGTGTCCTTCGCCCCCACCTCGGGCAACCCGTCGCAGGGCTCCCCGAGCGCCGACTACTACGCCTTCACCTACTGGCAGTACGTCGACACGCTGGTGTTCTGGGGCGGCTCGGCCGGCGAGGGCCTGATCCTGGCGCCCAACGCGACGGTGATCGACGCCGCGCACCGCAACGGCGTCAGGGTCTACGGCACCGTCTTCTTCCCGCCCACCGCGTACGGCGGGAAGATCGAGTGGGTGCGTGACTTCGTCAGGAAGTCGGGCGGCGCCTACCCGGTGGCCGACAAGCTCGTCGAGGTCGCCCGGCACTACGGCTTCGACGGCTGGTTCATCAACCAGGAGACCGCGGGCGGGGACGCCGCCCTGGCCACCGAGCTGCGCGAGCTGATCACCTACGCCCGGGGCAGGGGCCCGGTCGAGTTCATGTGGTACGACGCGATGACCGAGAGCGGCTCGGTCACCTGGCAGGACGGCCTGACCCCGGCCAACGACGCCTTCCTGAACGACCCGCACCGGGTGTCGGACTCGATGTTCCTCGACTTCGGCTGGACCGCCGCCGGCCAGCACGCCTCGCGAGACCTGGCCCGCTCCCTCGGCCGCGACGAGCACGAGCTGTTCGCGGGCATCGACACCGAGGCGAACGGCTACGCCACGGGCGTCCCGTGGGAGGCGGTGTTCCCGTCCGGGCAGCCGCACGTCACCTCGCTCGGCATCTACCGTCCGGAGTGGACGTGGAAGTCGTCGAGCGGCCCGGCCGACTTCCGCGCCCGCGACTCGCGCTTCTGGGTGGGCGCCAACGCCGACCCGTCCGACACCACGACGTCATCGCCGTGGAAGGGCCTGGCCCACTATGTCGCCGAGTCGACCCCCATCACCGCGAAGCCGTTCGTGACCGGATTCAACACCGGGCACGGCGACTTCTACAACGTCCGCGGGGTGCGCGTGCGCGACGGCGGCTGGAACAACCTGTCGATGCAGGACGTGCCGCCCACCTACCGGTGGGTCGTCGAGTCGGCCGGCAGCAGGCTGACCCCGTCCATCGACTACGGCGACGCCTACGAGGGCGGCTCGTCGCTGCGGCTCACGGGCCGGCTCGACGCCGTCAACACGGTGCGGCTCTACCAGGCCCGGCTGCCGGTCTCCGCCGGCACCAGGTTGTCGGTCGTGCTCAAGACGCCACAGGCCGGGCCGACGCGGCTGCAGGCGGCGGTGGCGTTCGCCGACGCCCCGCACACGTTCACCACCTTCGATCTCGGCGCGACCGGGGGCACCGGCTGGGAGCGCCGGACGCTCGACCTGTCCGCGCACGCGGGACGGACGATCGCGCAGCTCGGCCTGCGGGTCACCGGGACGGCCGACGCCTACGACATCCGGGTGGGCCAGCTCGCCGTCCACGACGCCGGGTGGACCCCGTCGCCGCGCCGTCCCGGCTGA
- a CDS encoding glycoside hydrolase 5 family protein codes for MPLSHPIRFGANYVPPAGWFHGWLDFSPDSVRRDLDDLAGLGLDHVRVFPIWPWIQPNRALIRQRGIDDLLQVIDIAAESGLSVAVDLLQGHLSSFDFLPSWVLTWHERSLFTDPEVRDGIAAYADRVARAVGERDNVFAVTLGNEVNNLYPANPTTPEASTRWAAELIDVVRAAAPHLLCLHSLYDASWYDPGHPFRPADNVDLGDLTTVHSWVFNGVSAVDGPLGPATVTHADYLVELAAATSPDPARPVWLQEVGAPRPDVPQADAAEFTRRTLDAVTANPALWGVTWWCSHDVDRSLADFPAREYDLGLFTVDHRAKPAARALASAAEAHRRSRPPAARRPALLCEVDLRAEPERRAEVAPGGAFHTEWVRLRQAGPLAIVTRSRAADSGYLAARGIDAVLTET; via the coding sequence GTGCCCCTGTCCCACCCCATCCGTTTCGGCGCCAACTACGTGCCTCCGGCAGGCTGGTTCCACGGCTGGCTCGACTTCTCGCCCGACTCCGTCCGCCGCGACCTGGACGACCTCGCCGGGCTCGGGCTGGATCACGTCCGGGTGTTCCCGATCTGGCCGTGGATCCAGCCCAACCGCGCCCTGATCAGGCAGCGGGGCATCGACGACCTGCTCCAGGTGATCGACATCGCCGCCGAGTCCGGCCTGTCCGTGGCGGTGGACCTGCTCCAGGGGCACCTGTCGAGCTTCGACTTCCTGCCGTCATGGGTGCTCACCTGGCACGAGCGCAGCCTGTTCACCGACCCGGAGGTCCGCGACGGCATCGCCGCCTACGCCGACCGGGTCGCCCGCGCCGTCGGCGAGCGCGACAACGTCTTCGCCGTGACCCTCGGCAACGAGGTGAACAACCTCTACCCGGCCAACCCGACCACCCCCGAGGCGTCCACCCGCTGGGCGGCCGAGCTGATCGACGTGGTGCGGGCGGCGGCTCCGCACCTGCTGTGCCTGCACTCCTTGTACGACGCGAGCTGGTACGACCCCGGCCACCCGTTCCGTCCCGCCGACAACGTGGACCTGGGCGACCTGACCACGGTCCACTCGTGGGTCTTCAACGGCGTGTCGGCCGTCGACGGGCCGCTCGGCCCCGCCACCGTCACGCACGCCGACTACCTCGTCGAGCTGGCCGCAGCCACCTCGCCGGACCCGGCCCGGCCGGTGTGGCTGCAGGAGGTGGGGGCGCCCCGGCCGGACGTCCCGCAGGCCGACGCGGCCGAGTTCACCCGGCGCACCCTCGACGCGGTCACCGCCAACCCGGCCCTGTGGGGCGTGACGTGGTGGTGCTCCCACGACGTCGACCGGTCGCTGGCCGACTTCCCGGCCCGCGAGTACGACCTGGGCCTGTTCACCGTCGACCACCGCGCCAAGCCCGCCGCCCGGGCGCTGGCGTCCGCGGCCGAGGCGCACCGCCGCAGCCGGCCGCCCGCGGCGCGCCGACCGGCGCTGCTGTGCGAGGTGGACCTCAGGGCGGAGCCGGAACGCCGGGCCGAGGTCGCCCCGGGCGGCGCCTTCCACACCGAGTGGGTCCGGCTGCGGCAGGCGGGTCCGCTGGCCATCGTCACCCGAAGCCGCGCCGCCGACTCCGGCTACCTGGCCGCCCGCGGCATCGACGCCGTCCTCACCGAGACCTGA
- a CDS encoding LacI family DNA-binding transcriptional regulator: MGRPTIADIAERVGVSKGAVSFALNGRPGVAEATRARILQVAKEMNWRPHSAARALGGARADAVGLVIARPASTLGVEPFFAQLLSGLQAGLSQQAVAMHLMIVEDVEAETQVYRDWASAHRVDGFILVDLKVRDPRIDVLEELGVPAVVLGGPGRHGSLSSVWADDREAMLSVVDYLAALGHRRIAHVAGLPGFRHTQRRMRALRDSSRRLGLADTVTLTTDFSDAEGAAATRTLLSRGRRPTAIVYDSDVMALAGLGVAGEMGVRVPDELSIVAFDDSVLTRIAHPAITALSRDTFAYGRRLAEVMLEVIDDPGRRQDVRTATPRLVVRESTAPPGTWQAD, encoded by the coding sequence GTGGGTCGACCGACGATCGCGGACATCGCCGAGCGGGTCGGCGTGTCCAAGGGCGCGGTGTCGTTCGCGCTCAACGGGCGTCCCGGGGTGGCCGAGGCGACGCGGGCGAGGATCCTGCAGGTCGCCAAGGAGATGAACTGGCGTCCGCACAGCGCGGCCAGGGCCCTCGGCGGGGCGCGGGCCGACGCGGTCGGCCTGGTGATCGCCAGGCCGGCCAGCACGCTCGGGGTGGAGCCGTTCTTCGCCCAGTTGCTGTCGGGGCTGCAGGCGGGGCTGTCCCAGCAGGCGGTCGCGATGCATCTGATGATCGTCGAGGACGTCGAGGCCGAGACGCAGGTCTACCGCGACTGGGCCTCGGCGCACCGCGTCGACGGCTTCATCCTCGTCGACCTCAAGGTCCGCGATCCGCGGATCGACGTGCTGGAGGAGCTCGGCGTGCCCGCCGTGGTGCTGGGCGGCCCCGGCCGGCACGGCTCGCTGTCCAGCGTCTGGGCCGACGACCGGGAGGCGATGCTGTCGGTCGTCGACTACCTCGCCGCGCTCGGTCACCGGCGGATCGCGCACGTCGCCGGCCTGCCCGGGTTCCGGCACACCCAGCGGCGGATGCGGGCGCTGCGCGACTCCAGCCGCCGCCTCGGCCTGGCCGACACGGTGACGCTGACCACCGACTTCAGCGACGCCGAGGGCGCGGCGGCGACCAGGACCCTGCTGTCGCGCGGCCGGCGGCCCACCGCGATCGTCTACGACAGCGACGTGATGGCGCTCGCCGGGCTGGGCGTGGCGGGCGAGATGGGCGTCCGGGTGCCGGACGAGCTGTCCATCGTGGCCTTCGACGACTCGGTGCTGACCAGGATCGCCCACCCGGCCATCACCGCGCTGTCGCGTGACACCTTCGCCTACGGCCGCCGGCTGGCCGAGGTGATGCTCGAGGTGATCGACGACCCCGGACGCAGGCAGGACGTCAGGACGGCCACGCCGCGCCTGGTGGTCAGGGAGAGCACGGCGCCTCCCGGGACTTGGCAAGCCGACTAA